The proteins below are encoded in one region of Lactuca sativa cultivar Salinas chromosome 3, Lsat_Salinas_v11, whole genome shotgun sequence:
- the LOC111901262 gene encoding zinc finger BED domain-containing protein RICESLEEPER 2-like has product MLVVVVSRHSLAASHSYSPIVTSKIFGIQRLKFKLGLNMSTTDDYIEVEDETIEVDNPTNDQCESGVYGTKNLGYHLARCKVYLAKLNGGQKQLAFQHGDENKLSAWKFDQNESRKALAHMLVVDELPFSFVEGAGFRYYNSVNRPLFKVPCRSTSTTDVYQLIYLTTDTWTSKQQSCYMCLTAHFIDNEWKLKKKVLCFSSQESHRGVDIGKMFEKCLMEWEIENIFTIFVDNAMVQDGIKKVDKVVEIVRWAVKWIRQSPSRIHKFIEFAKVANPGITKHLKRDVPTRWNSTYHMLEIAQAYEKTFERYDLEEFDFRYKIEKAGLSIPSSSDWERVRNDFRDIYVTSNTCIEDIYSIRTLLDDAISDSSLCDIALAMKLKFDKYFGDIEK; this is encoded by the exons ATGTTGGTCGTCGTCGTCTCTCGTCACAGCCTCGCAGCGTCGCACTCATACTCGCCAATCGTCACCTCCAAGATATTTGGAATTCAACGATTGAAGTTCAAACTTGGCTTGAAT aTGTCAACAACGGATGACTATATTGAAGTAGAAGATGAGACGATTGAAGTTGACAACCCAACCAATGATCAA TGCGAATCAGGTGTTTATGGGACCAAAAATCTAGGATATCATTTAGCTAGATGTAAAGTTTACTTGGCTAAACTTAATGGTGGACAAAAACAACTAGCTTTCCAACATGGTGATGAAAACAAATTGTCAGCTTGGAAATTTGATCAAAATGAGAGTCGGAAAGCTCTAGCTCACATGTTGGTAGTTGACGAACTTCCTTTTAGCTTTGTAGAAGGTGCGGGCTTTAGGTATTACAATAGTGTTAATCGACCATTGTTTAAAGTTCCATGTAGAAGTACAAGCACAACGGATGTCTACCAATT AATATATTTGACCACCGATACGTGGACTTCTAAACAACAATCATGTTATATGTGTCTCACCGCCCACTTTATTGATAATGAatggaaattgaaaaaaaaagtgtTGTGTTTTTCCTCTCAAGAGAGTCACCGTGGGGTTGATATTGGGAAAATGTTTGAGAAATGTTTAATGGAGTGGGAAATAGAAAACATTTTCACAATTTTTGTTGACAATGCAA TGGTGCAAGATGGCATAAAAAAAGTTGATAAGGTGGTTGAAATAGTTCGATGGGCGGTTAAATGGATTAGGCAATCACCTTCTAGAATTCATAAGTTTATTGAGTTTGCTAAGGTTGCTAATCCCGGTATAACAAAACATTTAAAGAGAGATGTGCCAACAAGATGGAACTCCACTTACCATATGTTGGAAATTGCCCAAGCTTACgaaaaaacttttgagagataTGATCTTGAGGAATTTGATTTTCGATACAAAATTGAAAAGGCGGGTTTGTCAATACCTTCATCAAGCGATTGGGAAAGGGTTAGGAAT GATTTCCGGGACATTTATGTGACATCAAACACATGCATTGAAGATATATATTCTATTCGTACGCTCTTGGATGATGCTATTTCCGATTCTAGTCTTTGTGATATTGCATTGGCCATGAAATTGAAGTTTGATAAGTATTTTGGCGACATAGAAAAATGA